The Microcystis panniformis FACHB-1757 region CAACAAAATTGGCAAATTTTTAAAAATAATCCTAATGATAAACTCATCCAAGATGGGGATCAAGTTTATTTTAAGAATATATACTATAAAGACCAGAATCTTGTTAGTAATGGTCTTTATTTAACCACTAAAAAAGATGTTGATGAATTTTGGATTATTGAAAAGGTTGAGGATCAAGATAGCTAAATTGCGATCGCTTCTTCTTCTCGATTGGGTTGAAACAACGAAACCCAACACTAATAAAGGTGTGTTACTGCGGTGACATACCTTTTACTATCAACGGCGATCGCTTATATATCTCTCTATTGGTCAAACTTTAGGAAGACGCGATCGCAGAGGAAAAATTGTTATTCCGCCATCAGGATATGCTATAAATTGGAGATATTTCAGTTGGCAAAGTGGCAATGATTTGGAACTAGCATTTGAAGGGGATAAACAGAAAGCAAAAATAAATCAAAGAAAACATAACATTTCTTTTGAAGAAGCATCCACCGTATTTGATGATCCCTTAGCTGTAAATTTCGATGATCCTGACCATTCTACAGGGGAGAATCGCTATCTTATAATAGGTTTATCAGATCAAGGTAAATTTCTATTTGTTTCTTATACGGATCGTGATCATAAAATTCGTTTAATTAGTGCAAGATTAGTTACACCCAAAGAAAGGAGATATTATGAACGAGAAAATCCAAGATGAATTAGAAGATGACTTGCGAGAAGAATATGATTTAAGTC contains the following coding sequences:
- a CDS encoding BrnT family toxin is translated as MELAFEGDKQKAKINQRKHNISFEEASTVFDDPLAVNFDDPDHSTGENRYLIIGLSDQGKFLFVSYTDRDHKIRLISARLVTPKERRYYERENPR